A part of Candidatus Stoquefichus sp. SB1 genomic DNA contains:
- a CDS encoding Ig-like domain-containing protein, which translates to MAKRRLKLKQKSFLIIAVLSIVVMIIAFQGYKFIKRTIELKNLSLTLDYEKLDLYEHDSGKLAFHISNDNFLQDLRCSSDNDKVIVIDNNGEFKAIAVGTAQLSLQVKDSDKKVKCTVEVHHEKKLNSIEITGIPKYDIYSQTEFKLNVLFKPKDTTQTQLEISSSHPEVATVDETGLVQTKSIGQTILTVKVKNTDIHKEIKLNVVEKPIPSKIVDFKADSELKEETGSIFQFREISNMSDNSASHYQFSSNDNNVASISPDGIVTTKRPGYVTVSYKDEVSKKEKKLKLIVKCDSGFINQTLLQNSGINDCQKLMIVAHPDDETLWGGGHLLEGNWFVVVLTNGYNAQRVKELADAMTISQTKYIILNYPDLKKKNVKDDWSMVLKGIKQDVNKLLKYKNWKEIVTHSPKGEYGHIHHKMTNQMVKEATIKNGMYSKLYYFGKFYSNDGKFYNNPKMPKGLKPTYQGDILNKKMQMVEAFTSQIGAIHKFWEQMIPYEEWTKAC; encoded by the coding sequence ATGGCAAAGAGAAGATTAAAATTAAAACAAAAATCATTTTTAATAATAGCAGTACTTTCAATTGTTGTGATGATTATTGCTTTTCAAGGATATAAATTTATAAAACGAACTATAGAGTTAAAGAATTTATCTTTGACCTTAGATTATGAAAAACTAGATTTATATGAGCATGATAGTGGGAAGCTTGCTTTTCACATATCAAATGATAATTTTTTGCAAGATTTAAGATGTTCATCAGATAATGATAAGGTTATTGTTATTGATAATAATGGCGAATTTAAAGCAATAGCTGTTGGAACTGCTCAATTGTCTTTACAAGTTAAAGATTCAGATAAAAAAGTAAAATGTACTGTGGAAGTACATCACGAAAAAAAGTTAAATAGCATAGAGATTACAGGCATTCCTAAATATGATATCTATAGTCAAACAGAATTTAAGCTGAATGTTTTATTTAAACCAAAAGATACAACACAGACGCAACTTGAAATATCGTCATCTCATCCAGAAGTTGCTACAGTAGATGAAACGGGATTGGTTCAGACCAAGTCAATTGGTCAGACAATATTGACAGTAAAAGTCAAGAATACTGATATTCATAAAGAGATTAAATTGAATGTTGTTGAAAAACCAATTCCATCCAAAATTGTAGATTTTAAAGCTGATAGTGAATTAAAAGAAGAAACAGGCAGCATCTTTCAGTTTAGAGAAATCTCAAATATGAGTGATAATAGTGCATCACATTATCAATTTTCATCAAATGATAATAATGTTGCAAGTATTTCCCCAGATGGAATAGTAACTACAAAAAGACCAGGGTATGTTACAGTTTCTTATAAGGATGAAGTTAGTAAAAAAGAAAAGAAATTGAAATTGATTGTTAAGTGTGATAGTGGGTTTATTAATCAGACTTTATTACAGAATTCTGGTATTAATGATTGCCAGAAACTTATGATTGTTGCTCATCCTGATGATGAAACACTTTGGGGTGGTGGACATTTATTGGAAGGAAATTGGTTTGTAGTTGTTTTAACGAATGGATATAATGCTCAGCGAGTAAAGGAATTGGCAGATGCGATGACTATAAGCCAGACAAAGTATATTATTTTAAATTATCCTGATTTGAAAAAGAAAAATGTTAAGGATGATTGGAGCATGGTTTTAAAAGGAATAAAACAGGATGTTAATAAACTTTTAAAGTATAAAAATTGGAAAGAAATTGTTACTCATAGTCCTAAGGGAGAATATGGACATATTCATCATAAAATGACTAATCAAATGGTTAAAGAAGCAACTATTAAAAATGGAATGTATAGCAAATTATATTATTTTGGAAAGTTTTATAGTAACGATGGAAAATTTTATAATAATCCGAAGATGCCAAAAGGATTAAAACCTACGTATCAGGGTGATATTTTAAATAAGAAGATGCAGATGGTTGAAGCTTTTACTTCACAAATTGGAGCTATTCACAAATTTTGGGAACAAATGATTCCGTATGAAGAATGGACAAAAGCATGTTAA
- a CDS encoding GtrA family protein: MFSKIKAFLTNMNTEVIRYIIVGGCTTLVNLIVFTVMCKFLNIDVTLSNFVSVVTSIIFAYITNKIFVFQSKCETIQQLISEASKFIGARLLTMVIEVGGVFLLVNIIGQDELIGKLETQVIVLISNYVISKFLVFKN; this comes from the coding sequence ATGTTTTCAAAGATAAAAGCATTTTTAACAAATATGAATACGGAAGTCATTCGTTATATTATTGTTGGTGGATGCACAACACTTGTTAATCTTATTGTCTTTACAGTTATGTGTAAGTTTTTAAATATAGATGTAACATTAAGTAATTTTGTTTCTGTTGTGACTTCAATTATCTTCGCATATATAACAAATAAAATTTTTGTTTTTCAATCAAAATGTGAAACAATTCAACAATTGATTTCAGAAGCTAGTAAATTTATTGGGGCTCGTTTGTTGACAATGGTTATTGAAGTTGGAGGTGTTTTCCTACTTGTAAATATTATTGGACAGGACGAATTGATTGGAAAATTAGAAACACAAGTTATTGTTTTAATATCTAATTATGTTATAAGTAAATTCTTAGTATTTAAAAATTAA
- a CDS encoding glycosyltransferase family 2 protein — protein sequence MKLSVIVPCYNEENNIYPFYEALVQIFKDIYFDYEIIFINDGSKDKTLSELKKLFSRDNEHIHIIHFSRNFGKEAALLAGLEASQGEFVSIIDADLQQNPKYIIQMLTYLEENPDCDCVAAYQDIRKEGKILTFFKDCFYNLINKMTEIEIVRSASDFRTLRRNVVDAIISLPERCRFSKGIFSWVGFNTYYMPYTVEDRASGESKWSFWKLFAYALDGIIAFSTTPLVIASILGVILCFVAFILIFVIVIKTLVWGDPVAGFPTLATLILLSAGVQLLFIGILGQYLAKSYTESKHRPVYIVKEHIKKEKTSHDIINK from the coding sequence ATGAAATTATCTGTTATTGTACCATGTTATAATGAGGAGAATAATATTTATCCTTTTTATGAAGCGTTGGTTCAAATTTTTAAAGATATATATTTTGATTATGAAATTATATTTATTAATGATGGTAGTAAGGATAAAACTTTAAGCGAATTAAAGAAACTTTTTTCAAGAGATAATGAGCATATACATATTATTCATTTTTCTCGTAATTTTGGGAAGGAAGCAGCATTATTAGCAGGACTTGAAGCTAGTCAAGGAGAATTTGTTTCTATAATTGATGCTGATTTGCAACAAAATCCTAAATACATTATTCAGATGTTGACGTATTTAGAAGAAAATCCAGATTGTGACTGTGTTGCTGCTTATCAGGATATACGTAAAGAGGGAAAAATACTAACTTTTTTCAAGGATTGTTTTTATAATCTTATCAATAAAATGACAGAAATTGAAATAGTGAGATCTGCTAGTGATTTTAGAACATTAAGAAGAAATGTAGTAGATGCAATTATTTCATTACCAGAAAGGTGTCGTTTTTCGAAAGGAATATTTTCATGGGTGGGATTTAATACTTATTATATGCCATATACTGTGGAAGATCGAGCAAGTGGGGAATCTAAATGGTCATTCTGGAAATTATTTGCTTATGCACTTGATGGCATAATTGCTTTTTCAACAACTCCTCTTGTTATTGCTTCCATACTTGGAGTAATTCTGTGTTTTGTTGCTTTTATCCTTATTTTTGTGATAGTTATTAAAACGTTGGTGTGGGGTGATCCAGTTGCTGGATTTCCAACTTTAGCGACTCTTATTCTTTTATCTGCGGGAGTACAATTGTTATTTATTGGAATTTTAGGACAATATCTTGCAAAATCATATACTGAAAGTAAGCATCGCCCTGTTTATATTGTAAAGGAACATATTAAAAAGGAGAAAACATCGCATGACATCATTAATAAATAA
- a CDS encoding YfhO family protein has translation MTSLINKWKICKNEHPFMIYVICFTLVFMFSVTLFYMSFILTKKSFIWQGETKDGLVQHYNTLMYFGNYLRSLFHEIFVNHHFSIPMWDFSMGYGADILATMHYYVIGDPLNLLSIFIMPKYTEYLYIFLVVLRLYLAGLSFSYFCFNMNKDKKSIMIGALSYIFCGYIIFAGVRHPYFINPMIYLPLLLLGTEKILKYQSSKLFICMIALSAISNFYFFYMLCLLVFIYAIIRYFSLYQDNHLRHIFYFLGKFIFNVIIGIAISAIILLPVISFFLSTSRSEYKIAFDGLYSISYYLSSFLNFNSYNFGGYWTICAYTSLSLISIFVLFIKRKNIALKVGFIILTIVICLPIGGYIFNGFSYVSNRWQFGYSFIIALITCWMFNDLKKLNKKELIVLAGLCIIYFILAYRFKETRTYNFYLSSFIMFFIYIVMFFYNTKFLKKNSFFVISMVILLVMNTSLNAFFKYFPQQLNYVKEFVEFKDGYSQIYHTRAEQLKAINDQTFYRYDETNTGKTYLVNSALQQNEHSISFFYSLGSGYITDYFGEMNNLNALSSIYTGLNYRAYLDALASVKYFIAEKKQNAYRPYGYNQKVFESDKYDIFKTELSLPLGYTYDKQVSEDDYKNATALQRQQLLLDAVHVEEKLSLENLTPTLMDQNTPYTIVSQSGIRWNENGFDVLDKNAKMIIQFEGVENSELYLSYKNLAYKASKNKKGEYITEAKIKLKSDQVRNTILLKNEYNTYYNGTDDFLVNLGYSENKRKQIEIEFTQKGSYTCKEMSVSHLVMNRFNEQIKNRTENVLENVQMDTNKVSGKISLDKDKFLCLSIPYSEGWQLYVDGQKEKLYRANTMYMGTPLTKGNHDIQLIYTTPFIKIGAMISCSGVILFISVCYYEKKKTKQKINDIKC, from the coding sequence ATGACATCATTAATAAATAAATGGAAAATATGTAAAAATGAACATCCTTTTATGATTTATGTTATATGCTTTACACTTGTTTTTATGTTTTCTGTGACTTTGTTTTATATGTCATTTATATTAACAAAGAAGTCATTTATTTGGCAGGGAGAAACAAAAGATGGGTTAGTGCAACATTATAACACATTAATGTATTTTGGAAATTATCTTCGTTCACTCTTTCATGAAATATTTGTTAATCATCATTTTAGTATTCCGATGTGGGATTTTAGCATGGGGTATGGAGCTGATATTCTTGCTACAATGCATTATTATGTTATTGGTGATCCATTAAATTTATTATCAATATTTATTATGCCCAAATATACTGAATACTTATATATATTTTTAGTTGTATTACGTTTATACTTGGCTGGTTTATCTTTTTCATATTTTTGCTTTAATATGAATAAAGATAAAAAGTCAATTATGATTGGAGCACTTTCATATATCTTTTGTGGCTATATTATTTTTGCAGGTGTTAGACATCCTTATTTTATTAATCCAATGATTTATTTACCACTTTTGCTTTTAGGAACTGAAAAGATTTTAAAATATCAATCTTCAAAACTTTTTATATGCATGATAGCTCTTTCTGCTATTAGCAATTTTTATTTTTTTTATATGCTTTGTTTATTGGTTTTTATATATGCAATTATCCGATACTTTAGTTTGTATCAAGATAATCATCTAAGACATATTTTTTATTTTTTAGGTAAATTTATTTTCAATGTTATTATTGGAATTGCTATATCAGCTATTATTTTACTACCTGTGATATCATTCTTTTTAAGTACTTCAAGAAGTGAGTACAAAATTGCTTTTGATGGATTATACAGCATTTCATATTATTTGTCTTCTTTTCTTAATTTTAATTCATATAATTTTGGTGGATATTGGACTATATGTGCTTATACATCTCTTTCATTAATATCTATTTTTGTTTTATTTATAAAAAGAAAAAATATAGCTTTAAAAGTTGGATTTATTATTTTAACAATAGTTATCTGTTTACCAATTGGTGGTTATATTTTTAATGGTTTTTCATATGTTAGTAATCGTTGGCAATTTGGTTATTCTTTTATTATTGCATTGATAACTTGTTGGATGTTTAATGATTTAAAAAAATTAAATAAAAAGGAACTCATTGTTTTAGCTGGATTATGTATCATTTATTTTATATTGGCTTATAGATTTAAAGAAACACGTACTTATAATTTTTATTTATCAAGTTTTATAATGTTTTTTATATATATTGTTATGTTTTTTTACAATACAAAATTTTTGAAAAAGAATTCATTTTTTGTTATTTCTATGGTTATTTTACTAGTGATGAATACATCATTAAATGCATTTTTTAAATATTTTCCTCAACAATTAAATTATGTTAAAGAATTTGTTGAATTTAAAGATGGTTATTCTCAAATTTATCATACACGTGCTGAACAATTAAAAGCTATAAATGATCAAACATTTTATAGATATGATGAAACAAATACTGGTAAAACTTATTTAGTTAATTCTGCTTTACAACAAAATGAACATTCTATTTCATTCTTTTACAGTTTAGGAAGTGGATATATAACGGATTATTTTGGTGAAATGAATAATCTTAATGCATTAAGTTCAATTTACACAGGTTTAAATTATCGAGCTTACCTCGATGCTTTGGCGTCGGTTAAATATTTTATTGCTGAAAAAAAACAGAATGCTTATCGTCCTTATGGATATAATCAAAAAGTATTTGAATCTGATAAATATGATATTTTTAAAACAGAATTATCTTTACCATTAGGATATACATATGATAAGCAGGTATCTGAAGATGATTATAAAAATGCTACAGCATTACAACGTCAACAATTATTATTAGATGCTGTTCATGTTGAAGAAAAGTTAAGTTTAGAAAATTTGACTCCAACACTAATGGATCAAAATACTCCATATACCATTGTTTCACAAAGCGGTATACGTTGGAATGAAAATGGATTTGATGTTCTTGATAAAAATGCCAAAATGATAATTCAGTTCGAGGGTGTTGAAAATAGTGAATTATATCTATCATACAAAAATTTAGCTTATAAAGCTTCTAAGAATAAAAAAGGTGAATATATAACTGAGGCAAAGATCAAATTAAAATCAGATCAAGTAAGGAATACAATATTATTAAAAAATGAATATAATACATATTATAATGGAACAGATGATTTTCTAGTTAACTTAGGTTACTCAGAAAATAAAAGAAAGCAAATCGAAATAGAATTTACTCAAAAAGGTTCATATACTTGTAAGGAAATGTCAGTTTCACATTTAGTTATGAATAGATTTAATGAGCAGATAAAAAATCGAACTGAAAATGTTCTTGAAAATGTTCAAATGGATACCAACAAAGTTTCAGGAAAGATTTCATTAGACAAAGATAAATTTTTATGTCTATCTATTCCTTATAGTGAAGGGTGGCAATTGTATGTTGATGGTCAAAAAGAAAAATTGTATCGAGCTAATACAATGTATATGGGTACGCCTCTAACCAAAGGAAACCATGACATCCAATTGATTTATACAACGCCATTCATTAAAATAGGAGCAATGATAAGTTGCAGTGGTGTTATTCTATTTATAAGTGTATGTTATTATGAAAAGAAAAAGACAAAACAGAAAATTAATGATATAAAGTGTTAA
- a CDS encoding CDP-glycerol glycerophosphotransferase family protein has translation MFILRFIKKLSGKIIRIIYKSTYNLVSVDDKIVIFISFHGRGYSDNPRAIYEQMRKDSRFKDYRFIWFIKNHKEKNIKIPGAEVKEYFSFSYFYYMSKAKYWIINCKMPTYICKKPKQVYLQTWHGTPLKRLAHDIIAPENATFYRSGVSFDKMCESYDIDVERYNYMISPNKFCTEVFQTSFQINRERLIETGYPRNDFITNATPEDIKALKQKFHLPLDKKVVLYAPTWRDNSYVAAGYTFDLKADFQKWKDILGDDYIVVFKPHYLIINKYENDHTLDGFLYSISADAEINELYVLSDILITDYSSVFFDYAVLNRPIYFYMYDIEEYKGELRGFYLDIYKELPGKIYDDEKQMLMDVKNQIYDYSYLKVFNERFNSEQTGNCAQKVIDIVFKDVL, from the coding sequence ATGTTTATATTACGTTTTATAAAAAAGTTAAGTGGAAAAATTATTAGAATAATATATAAATCAACATATAATTTGGTGTCAGTAGATGATAAAATTGTGATATTTATCTCTTTTCATGGTAGAGGTTATTCTGATAATCCAAGAGCTATTTATGAACAAATGAGAAAAGATTCACGATTTAAAGATTATAGATTCATATGGTTTATTAAAAATCATAAAGAAAAAAATATAAAAATTCCAGGAGCAGAAGTGAAAGAATATTTTAGTTTTTCTTATTTCTATTATATGTCTAAAGCAAAATATTGGATTATTAATTGCAAAATGCCTACATACATATGTAAGAAACCTAAACAGGTATATTTACAAACATGGCATGGGACACCTTTAAAACGTTTAGCTCACGATATTATTGCACCTGAAAATGCGACTTTTTATAGATCAGGTGTATCATTTGATAAAATGTGTGAATCTTATGATATTGATGTAGAAAGATATAATTATATGATTTCACCAAATAAATTCTGTACTGAAGTTTTTCAGACATCATTTCAAATTAATCGTGAACGATTAATTGAAACAGGATATCCAAGAAATGATTTTATTACGAATGCCACTCCAGAGGATATAAAGGCTTTAAAACAAAAATTTCATTTACCATTAGATAAAAAAGTTGTTTTATATGCACCTACGTGGAGAGATAATTCTTATGTCGCAGCGGGTTATACATTTGATTTAAAAGCTGATTTTCAAAAATGGAAAGATATTTTAGGTGATGATTATATTGTTGTTTTTAAACCACATTATTTAATTATTAATAAATATGAAAATGATCATACTTTAGATGGATTTCTTTATTCTATCTCAGCAGATGCTGAAATTAATGAGTTATATGTGTTAAGTGATATTTTGATTACAGATTATTCTAGTGTGTTTTTTGATTATGCAGTCTTAAATAGACCTATCTATTTCTATATGTATGATATTGAAGAGTATAAGGGTGAATTAAGAGGTTTTTATCTGGATATTTATAAAGAGTTGCCTGGAAAGATTTATGATGATGAAAAGCAAATGTTAATGGATGTTAAAAATCAGATTTATGATTATTCATATTTGAAAGTATTTAATGAACGTTTTAATTCAGAACAAACAGGTAATTGTGCACAGAAAGTGATTGATATTGTTTTTAAAGATGTTCTTTAA
- a CDS encoding CDP-glycerol glycerophosphotransferase family protein, with amino-acid sequence MGIQKMILNIILTIESLIISMFKIKKNKVTFISLESEQLTSDFEFIYNQLDLKEFDVHLCLIKYHKDLWGQFLYFINCMKQLYLINTSKIVLLHDNNYVVSHFKRKGVIVLQVWHACGAIKKFGNAIEREYPIANYDYVLATSAYWQDAYSQAFSVPRSHVLPIGLPRTDELFDHQWLDDRKKELYQKYPELQNKKVILYAPTFRGNIYKGFTAVPFDALSIIKQLPDDYVLLYKFHPLMGNYQLADDQRIINMNHEDTHALFSISDYLISDYSSIVFDYMILEKNLLFFVPDLDDYSKSLGVFVDLNDFQCPMCQNEDEIVNAIKNSLCEVKHMKEIKNVFFNYQDGLSTQRVIDFLRGIIHETEN; translated from the coding sequence ATGGGAATTCAAAAAATGATATTAAATATAATATTAACAATTGAATCATTGATTATTTCAATGTTTAAAATAAAAAAGAATAAAGTAACATTTATTTCATTAGAATCAGAACAATTAACTTCTGATTTTGAATTCATTTATAATCAATTGGACTTGAAAGAATTTGATGTTCATTTGTGTTTGATTAAGTATCATAAAGATTTATGGGGACAATTTCTTTATTTTATCAATTGTATGAAACAACTTTATCTCATTAATACATCAAAAATCGTTTTATTACATGATAATAACTATGTTGTTTCACATTTTAAAAGAAAAGGCGTAATAGTTCTTCAAGTTTGGCATGCATGTGGTGCAATTAAAAAATTTGGAAATGCTATTGAAAGAGAATATCCTATTGCTAATTATGATTATGTTTTAGCAACTTCTGCTTATTGGCAAGATGCATATAGTCAGGCATTTAGTGTACCTCGCTCACATGTTTTACCAATTGGATTACCAAGAACTGATGAATTATTTGATCACCAATGGCTTGATGATAGAAAAAAAGAATTATATCAAAAATATCCTGAACTACAAAATAAAAAAGTTATTCTTTATGCTCCTACTTTTAGAGGAAATATTTATAAAGGATTTACAGCCGTTCCATTTGATGCATTGAGTATCATAAAACAATTACCAGATGATTATGTCTTGCTTTATAAATTTCATCCATTAATGGGAAATTATCAGCTTGCTGATGATCAGCGAATCATTAATATGAATCATGAAGATACACACGCTTTATTTAGTATAAGTGATTATCTTATTTCTGACTATTCGTCAATTGTTTTTGATTATATGATTTTAGAAAAAAATTTATTATTCTTTGTTCCTGACTTAGATGATTATAGCAAATCGTTAGGTGTTTTTGTTGATTTAAATGATTTTCAATGTCCAATGTGTCAAAATGAAGATGAAATTGTTAATGCTATTAAAAATAGTTTATGTGAAGTTAAACATATGAAAGAGATTAAGAATGTGTTTTTTAATTATCAAGATGGTTTGAGTACACAGAGGGTTATTGATTTTTTAAGGGGGATTATTCATGAAACAGAAAATTAA
- a CDS encoding dockerin type I domain-containing protein, with protein sequence MKQKIKVLLCLLTTFSLVCMAGVENTFATSGLKVHYIDVGSGDAIYLECDGENMLIDGGYLSQSDRMDDETTRSDLEHLLHNDSLNNIDENSPDFMSQLRLLLTQNNNSDVSRYLDSLGVKNINYVISSHPHFDHLGGLLQVINKYTYDHIYYNGRDYTTRYYRYFKKLAADNASSGKVRAVLQVPQRNEVFQLGSAKVTFLSDQSTDYSTISGNGDADNNGSLVIRVDYGKRSFLLTGDIQVAAQQQLMKNNPNAISNIDVLKVPHHGHTNNDFSVSSHSGNYEFFLKVNPVISIVQCGTTNTSVTIPTNKVKNDLSMSDIYTTKDHGNIVLECDGQHIDIKYKNSVYHAFVTGDINGDGKITPSDYVMARRQILGTLTLTGNGRITADINGDGKVTPSDYVLIRRHILGTYQIQ encoded by the coding sequence ATGAAACAGAAAATTAAAGTACTGTTATGTTTATTAACAACATTTTCTTTAGTTTGTATGGCAGGAGTAGAAAATACTTTTGCTACAAGTGGATTAAAAGTTCATTATATTGATGTAGGAAGTGGTGATGCGATTTATCTAGAGTGTGATGGAGAAAATATGCTTATTGATGGAGGATATCTTAGTCAATCAGATCGGATGGATGATGAAACGACTCGAAGTGATTTAGAACACTTGCTTCATAACGATTCTTTAAATAATATTGATGAAAATTCACCTGATTTTATGAGTCAATTAAGGTTATTGTTAACTCAAAACAATAATAGCGATGTCAGTCGTTATTTAGATTCACTAGGTGTGAAAAACATAAATTATGTTATATCATCGCATCCACATTTTGATCATCTAGGTGGATTATTGCAAGTAATTAATAAGTATACATATGACCATATTTATTATAATGGCCGTGATTATACAACACGTTATTATCGTTATTTTAAAAAATTAGCTGCTGATAATGCTTCATCAGGTAAAGTTAGAGCTGTTTTACAAGTTCCACAACGAAATGAAGTTTTTCAATTAGGAAGTGCAAAAGTTACTTTTTTAAGTGATCAATCTACAGATTATTCAACAATAAGTGGAAATGGTGATGCTGATAACAATGGATCATTAGTTATTCGCGTAGACTATGGGAAACGTTCCTTTTTATTGACTGGAGATATCCAAGTGGCAGCACAACAGCAGCTTATGAAAAATAATCCTAATGCTATTAGTAATATTGATGTATTGAAAGTGCCTCATCATGGTCATACAAATAATGATTTTAGTGTTTCTAGTCATTCTGGCAACTATGAATTCTTTTTGAAAGTGAATCCTGTTATCAGTATTGTACAATGTGGGACAACCAATACTTCTGTTACCATTCCAACCAATAAAGTAAAAAATGATTTGTCAATGAGTGATATTTATACTACAAAAGATCATGGAAATATCGTTTTGGAATGCGATGGTCAACATATTGATATTAAGTATAAAAATTCTGTATATCATGCTTTTGTAACAGGAGATATCAATGGAGATGGGAAGATTACCCCATCGGATTATGTTATGGCAAGAAGACAAATATTAGGAACATTGACTTTAACTGGAAATGGACGTATAACAGCTGATATCAATGGAGATGGAAAAGTAACACCGTCTGATTATGTCTTGATAAGACGTCATATTTTAGGAACATATCAGATTCAATAA
- a CDS encoding cadherin-like beta sandwich domain-containing protein, whose product MKKLKQIVFAGIIFCLSLGLSVNPIHAAGVSVSASQSSITIGSSFKVTVTASDCYATIHASCSNGSVKGGAADADNTSVTFTVTPSSVGVCTVKISGVYAAYSGNSDDVNYSKNVTVKVNAASSNSNNTNTNSSNQTSQSTVSKEDNRSKENALSSLTVSEGSLSPEFSANTTKYTVNLEGDKTKITINAKAKDSKAKVSGTGDKDLKIGKNTFVIKCIAENGSTRNYTIDVNVDEKPLVYLTLDESRLGVVRNLSGVEAPSSFQKGTIKIENQDVDAWTSDKLNLTICYLVDEENRKAFYVIEDGKPLYEFKRVQIDERNFIIIPIDKDLQKRDGMTFQKVTLKELELDGWVYNDQAMKNYVQVYLMNENGEKCFYNYETTEDQLQKYTEFTKTQDTFNIFIVTTGVLALGLVILGIIYIKERKNSQS is encoded by the coding sequence ATGAAAAAATTAAAACAAATAGTATTTGCAGGAATAATTTTCTGTTTATCATTAGGATTATCAGTGAATCCCATACATGCAGCGGGAGTGAGCGTAAGTGCTAGTCAATCTAGTATTACAATAGGTTCATCATTTAAGGTAACAGTCACAGCAAGCGATTGTTATGCAACCATTCATGCAAGTTGCAGTAATGGTTCTGTGAAAGGTGGAGCAGCGGATGCGGACAATACATCAGTGACATTTACTGTGACACCAAGTAGTGTTGGAGTGTGCACTGTTAAAATAAGTGGAGTCTATGCCGCATATAGTGGTAATTCAGATGATGTAAATTATTCAAAAAATGTAACAGTCAAAGTTAATGCGGCTTCATCAAATTCAAATAATACGAATACAAATTCTAGCAATCAAACTTCACAAAGTACAGTGTCAAAGGAAGACAATCGTTCAAAAGAAAATGCTTTATCTTCATTGACAGTCAGTGAAGGAAGTTTATCACCTGAATTTAGTGCTAATACAACCAAATATACTGTTAATTTAGAAGGTGATAAAACAAAAATAACAATTAATGCTAAAGCCAAAGATTCTAAAGCGAAAGTAAGTGGAACGGGAGATAAAGATTTAAAAATTGGAAAGAATACATTCGTTATCAAATGTATAGCAGAAAATGGGAGTACACGTAATTATACAATAGATGTCAATGTTGATGAAAAACCACTTGTTTATTTAACACTTGATGAGAGTCGTTTAGGAGTTGTCAGAAACTTATCAGGAGTTGAAGCACCTTCAAGTTTTCAAAAAGGAACTATTAAAATAGAGAATCAAGATGTTGATGCATGGACAAGTGATAAGTTGAATTTAACAATTTGCTATTTAGTAGATGAAGAAAATCGTAAAGCTTTTTATGTTATTGAAGATGGAAAACCTTTATATGAATTTAAAAGAGTTCAAATAGATGAACGTAATTTCATTATTATTCCTATTGATAAGGATTTACAAAAAAGAGATGGAATGACTTTTCAAAAGGTGACTTTAAAAGAATTAGAGTTAGATGGGTGGGTATATAATGATCAAGCAATGAAAAATTATGTACAAGTCTATTTAATGAACGAAAATGGTGAGAAATGTTTCTATAATTATGAAACAACTGAAGATCAATTACAAAAGTATACGGAATTTACAAAAACTCAAGATACTTTTAATATTTTTATCGTGACAACAGGTGTACTTGCTTTAGGATTAGTCATTTTAGGTATTATTTATATAAAGGAGAGAAAGAATAGTCAATCGTAA